In the Platichthys flesus chromosome 14, fPlaFle2.1, whole genome shotgun sequence genome, AGCTCTGGCGAAGTTAATAACTCAATATCTGCTTCTCACCTGCTCAATGTCAATGACGCCATCTTCTGTCCTCGGTGGTGGAGTCACAAGTTGAACCCACAGGTCTAAGGCCTGCAGCATTGTTAAGGGAAGTTGGACACTTACAATTGACAATAAAATAGTCATAGTTTTAGAAAGTAATTGCACCTTTTCAAATTTGAATTGAATGATTATAAAAGGATACACGAAGCAACAGAATGACGGCGAGCAGGCCGAAGGCGGGCATGTAGTAACCAATGGAGacaaagtgagtgagtgatggcATGAGGTAGAAGAAGTAGGATTGGTGCAGACGCTCCAGAAGATTATTGAGCTTACGATACATTCCTTCCAGGAGTCTAAAGGATGTTCAATAGGACAAACACAGCAGTTATCAGGTGTACAACCACATTAATACTTTAAAGCCAAATACTAGAAAATGTCCATAGAAGCTCGCTCTGACCTGCCGACGGTGGTGGCGTCAGTCTTGTACTGGCGGAAGCTGTTGATGCCCTTGATGGTGGCGGCCTCAATGTGGTAGCGCAGGAACAAGCCGTGATCCCCCCAAGGTCGCCCACTGGCCTGCTTCATCACCATCAGCATCATGGTCTGGACTGCGTGGCTGTAGCCAGATACACTGTCCCAGTCGTTCCTCTGCAGCTACAGAAACAGATAAGAGCGTAATGTGACCTTCCCAACACAGAGGTTATCCACGCAACgcaagagagaagaggaaatgtgCCAACCTTTCCCTGGATGGTGCACAGGACTCCTATCTTCTGGCAGAAGGCATAGAAGAGGTTGGCTAAGTCCAGGTTGGGTAACTGGCCGTTGAGGCCTTCCAACACCAGATCCAGGCTGGTGATGAGGTCGTGGCTGAGCTCCAGGGACAGAGCAGCCTGGATCGAGCCGCCGCGGCCCTGCAGCGGAGACCAGTCCATTCCTACAGGAAGTCAATTGAgaaatttgttttgttatgagCTCTGAAAGAAAGTGGTTGAATGGTGCCGCCTCCGAGAGTAAATGAAGAACTTAAAGCTAGCAGGGATATTAATTGGTGTGGTTTGTGAGAGCAGGTGATCACCTGTAGTGTTGGTGTGGTGGTAGCCCTCCAGCCAGGCCTGCATACCAATCAGATCATGCTCATTCACCAGGAAGATTATGTCCTTGGCCAAGTAAATCTGACCTATggaagaaaacagcaggaaaaccaAGAAATCCTCATTTCCATTGTGTGAAGCCAAAAAGCTGATGTTAACCTGCAGTGCATAAACTGAATGaactacaaataaatagataaataaaatgcaCCAACTGTCCAGTATACgcattttaaatgttgcattCAGGTAGAGTGTAGTGTAGTGGACTATATGTATGTCTATAACACAGACTGGGAGTGACACTCACCCCTGAAGTACTGTGCCAAACCAAGCAGCAGTCCCACCGCCTGGTTGTTGTCATCACCCGGGCTGCAGCGAGCACTCAGCACCAGGGCTTCAGTCCGTGGAGCTCGAGGGGCCCGAAGGATCCCGTATACATTCGTGCCTTTCACCATCTGAATGTAATGGGGATCCACCAAAAGAGTAGgattattatttgaaaatcagtaaaaagtgaaaagagaaGATTGTGAGACCAAAAATGTAACTCACATATCTCTCTTTGTTTTCGTCGGGAAAGGGAAGGGTGCGAGAGAAGCTCTGTGTAAACACCTCTAACCCTCTAGCTTGCATCGTCTTCACCAACCAATCCACAGGAATcccactgcagagacacaagTGATCACAccacagcacaacaacaaatacTATGGGCCTTAGCATGGCAGCTAAATCCAGGACAGagcattaaatatttaacaactGACAGATTATATTCAGGCGTTAACATGTTACCCAGTTTTCTTCTTATGAGCAGCGAACTCTCTGCCGGTGGCCAGCGCTCTCTCCCCCGCTGGGAAGCGCTCCTCCACCATGGTGGAGCCCATGGCGTTCTCTGACATGTACGTCCGCAGAGTGAAGGGCTCGAAAGCCAAACCCATGAACCAGGCCACGCCCGCCATGTAGCAGATCATACTGAGGAAGTGACATGGAAATGACAGAATTGATATAAAATACAGCGGCTGaagtaataaaacaaagtgTCTGTTGTTTGTGAAAACCCCATCACGCCAGCGGTACTTTAAATTGATGCCTGTCTATTCGTGGTCTTATGGTACAGGTCATTGGCGTGGAAAGgtttaatgacatttattaTTGACGATTGatttgatgtaaacacaagACATTAACGagtttaatgaaatgtaatattatatGTATGTTTTTAAGAATTTAAGGGGAAGTGTCTATAATTTAATTATATcatattgaatatatttaattCTCTCAAAGATTCCACAGTAAAACCTTCTGAAACTTGACATACAGACAGTGAAAGCCACCATGAACAAGAGTGACAGGAAATATCGACACTTGAGAAGTGTCGCCTCtcaagtatttttttatattaatatttaatatgacCAAGTAATGAGTGAAATACGAATAGACGCAGTTAAGGTGGGGCTGGAGCTCCCGGGTTCTCGGGCTGCAGACTCACCAGATGGGGCTGTTGAGGCGGGTGAGCAGGTTGATCAGAGCCCGTCTCCGGTTCGGGTCCGACAGCAGACCCATATTGTCGTCTGCGGTAACACGATCCTGAAACCGTGGCACACTGGACCCTgaaggcaacacacacacacacaaacacacactgtcactttatcatttaaaatacgCA is a window encoding:
- the gpaa1 gene encoding glycosylphosphatidylinositol anchor attachment 1 protein, which gives rise to MGLLSDPNRRRALINLLTRLNSPICMICYMAGVAWFMGLAFEPFTLRTYMSENAMGSTMVEERFPAGERALATGREFAAHKKKTGGIPVDWLVKTMQARGLEVFTQSFSRTLPFPDENKERYMVKGTNVYGILRAPRAPRTEALVLSARCSPGDDNNQAVGLLLGLAQYFRGQIYLAKDIIFLVNEHDLIGMQAWLEGYHHTNTTGMDWSPLQGRGGSIQAALSLELSHDLITSLDLVLEGLNGQLPNLDLANLFYAFCQKIGVLCTIQGKLQRNDWDSVSGYSHAVQTMMLMVMKQASGRPWGDHGLFLRYHIEAATIKGINSFRQYKTDATTVGRLLEGMYRKLNNLLERLHQSYFFYLMPSLTHFVSIGYYMPAFGLLAVILLLRALDLWVQLVTPPPRTEDGVIDIEQSNPGVLSVMTPLVISHLTGVALYLLPIRFQELAVEHFPVSETEAVVLTAIAVYTAGLALPHNTHRLLSGEGTEQGWKVLKLVAVLYLAVLLGCTALINFSLGFILALTLVPVAAFVTPHVPKVLSAFVLVILSPACTLLFSVFFFQELQEIPVSFQEGWVLYLSVISQGILDHCLYGSLVYPLIALLVYPCWLLFWNILFWK